The genome window ATCACCGACTTAGATGTCATCAAGACACTGACACAACACGAGAAGATAGAACATGACCAGCAGAACATAATCAAAGGTGTGCTTTGTCATGCATTCTACAGCAAATATCTTCATGTATATCTAAATAAAAGATACTTCTGGGGAAACATATATGCCGTAAGTCCTAAATATGAATTAATCAAGTGAACATCTAACTAAAGAAATATCTATCTATGTCCAACGAAGAATTATACCACATTATGAAGGTGAGGTATGCTACATCAGAATCAAAGACAACAGTCCCATATCATAAGGCAGGAAATTGTCTGAAATGCCTTGATGAATTCTTTGAAACAAGAACTTGATATAAGTTAACTAATTGTAGCAACAGCTGAAACTTCTCGCAATGAACCAAATCATTTAAAAGGTCCTTACTTGCTCCCTGAAATAAGCCACAGCTCTTTCAGCACACATCTCCAAACTCTCGCCGTTTGGGGGAGGAATGTCATAACTACGACGCCATTCATGAACTTTGTCTTTTCCAAAACGGTCAGCTGTTTCCTGCTTATTAAGACCTTGTAATTCACCATACCTAAAGGAAACAATAGGAAACAACACAATTATATTATAAACTGATCTGAGACTAATTCTTATACAACAAGTAAACATgtttattgaaaatattaaaagagtAGCCATTACATTCTTTCATTCAGTTGCCAGGCAGTTATCACAGGAATGGACTGTTTGTTGGTTTCTTCACTATATATTTGACTCCACTTCTGGGCCTGTTTGCTCTCATTGTGCATAATGATCGGAACCTAAATCAAAGTCAACAAGAGAGAAAAGCAATTGTTAAGACTTCTTGATAGCGTAACATATTGAGAGAAATACTATAGACAAGAAAGAAGTTCACTACTATAATTAGCAAGGTAAAAGGATAGGAAGGAACAGAAACCTTTTTGCGACGATGTTGGGTCATTGCTAGCATAGCAGTCATTTGGGCACGAATCAGTGAAGATGTAAAGATCGTGTCAATAGGTATATTGCTTATTCTTTTACCAGCTTCAATTGCCTCCTCCACGCCCTTTTGAGTCAATGGTACATCAACACATCCTGTAAAGAGATTTTTCTCATTCCACAAAGACTCACCATGTCTAATCAATATTAGTGAAGCTTCACCTGCAAACAGACGAAACAACAATTAGCCTGGGCAAGAAAAAAAGGAATCAAGTTCCAGTTTCACATAGCTAAAATGTTTTTAAAATAACATGCAGCAGCGCTCTAAAACTAGCTCAAAATACCTTCTCGATTACTTCTCATCTTTATTAGGTGATATCATTTGCTAGAAATATAACATCTAAAAAGAAACAGTGAAAActgcaaaaaaaacaaaaaactactTACTTGATTTTTTCTGAGAATCACTAGAATTGCTGTTTGATGGTATTTGAACCGGATCGGCAACCGAAGAATGTGAGCTCGATGCACGAACCACACACAATTTCAAGCTCCGAGGATAGCAGCTTCCTCTTGTAAGAAGCCGCATCTCGATGGTTACACCCTTAGAAACAGTTTTCACAGGTAAGCTTCCAAGCCGGCTTAACAAGCCAGTTTTACCGTCGTATCCCTGGCCTTGGATGGAACCAAGGGTATGATAACATGCTGTTGAAGCCATTCTGATGCATTTACATAAAAGTGAGGATGAAATCTTGGCAATTATGTGATAATTACTTCAGAAAGAACAAAGAGAACAACCATGATTAAAGTATaatgtattttttattaaattagaaGAATTTTTCATTACATCAAATGGCATATATAACGTGGACTCAAACTTGATATTTATCACTTGTGCAACAATACACTAACCAACCAACATGGATGTCTCTGTTCAACAGAGAGAGTAAGGACTGTATAATGTAATTTTTCACCTAAAAGATTATAATAGTAATGTTGCAATAAGTAAACCAATTCCCTTATTTCCTTATCTTCTAACTCGTTCCAAGGATCTAAAGAAATAGGAACGTCGCAAGGTTACACTAAAAGCAGCGTAATATGACATAAACTATCAACGATTTAAAACATACCGAGATTAAATAGATCGATAACAGGAGCAGTTTGAATATCGATGAAAAAGCATAAAGGTAATCATTTCTTGACCTAAGGATGCAAGGTTTCAATCAGATGCATAATTTGATCATCTAGAAATAACTAGCAAAGCAAAGTTTTCTTCCGATCGGACTCAAGAATGGACGTTTCCATATGAAATTTCTGAGATCTAACTAGAAAATGTACTCTAGAAACGCAAAGAAGCAGCCTCATAACTGCATATTAGGACAATCTCAGAAAGATCATTCTTTTCCGGGTCCTGAGAATTTgggaaacaagaagaaagaagagatcaaGACGCCACCTTTTTCCGGCACACGGGAAGCTCGATTCAGAGCCTCGGAGACCGCAAGATGGCACCTTTTGTAGCGTGTCCGTGGAGTCCCCGCGAACCAAGACGAATCTCGATGAAACCGAGGCCAAGATAGGCAGCAACCGGACGGGTGCGCGCAGGAAAAAGGAGCAAAAGATCGAGAAGAAATGGCTGAGGAAACAAAGCTTCTCGGAGAAGGCGATCGAGTATGGCGAGAGCGGACAAGTCTAAGTTGTCAGCCGAAGAGAGGATGGTTAGATGGTGCAATTTATGTAGGCTTCAGCGGTGTCACCAAACTTGGCGGAAGAACGATAGAAACACACACAGAGGGGTTGGTGGGAAAGACAgagacaacaaaaaagaaaaagaaacgttTTGGAAACACTTTTTCCCACACGCATAAAACGTTTTCTCTAACGACAAGTTGGTAGCACGCTTCAAATGCGGAGAGTTGACCGATTTGAGTTGCTTCTTTGGTGCTGAACAAAGATGAATCTAATCGTATGGGTTACAAAGTCAGTTTGGAGAGCACAAATCGTTGACTGACCGCATGAGTTTCCTCCCGAAGACAATTGCATCGACATGGATTATTCCAAGAATGATGGTGCATTTTAATGAAGGGGTAGGTGATGACCTCTTCTTCCTTGTGGAGtaggagatgagagagagagagagagagagagagagagagagagcggggtAGATGGGGCTTTTGGAAGGACCAGACTCTGCCATGGAGAGGGTTAGGTGGAAGAATATGCATGAAGAATATTATCGATGCCAATGCTAACAACAACCCCTCCATGATGAGCATTCTTTCTCTGGGCTGGGCTATTTGGGCCGGTCTATGGCTTTACGGAGCCCAAATCTGCTGAGGCCGCAGTACTTCTGTGAGCCCAACCCAATAAAAAAGGCCAGTTGGCGGAACGGAATTGGTCGGATTCCACGGAAGGGCCATGGCCTGATTCATTCCTTCCTCTTTTACCTTCCAGGCAAAGGGAAGGTGAGAGCACTCAACCTCCAATATTGACCTCCACTGGTGTCTTACCTCTTCGCTACCTCTTCTCCGCCGCTCATCAAGAACAAAGCAGGAGGTCAATAAAGGGTGACGGCGGTGGTGGTGGAGACGACACGCCCACTCGTCGCATCAAAAGCTAGCGAGCTTTTGGTCGCAGCCTCGAGATACACCAGCTTCATGTATCATCAGGACAGTGTTCTAACGATCAATGATAACTGGCAAAGATATGGGAGTGGACCTCCATGAGCACGAGCAACTTGGGAATGACATGAACAGGGTGAAAGATCTAATTTGGGCTGCGTGGTTGACAACCTACAGACTTCTCGTAGCTCTCTCGAAGATGCGTGAGGCCATATCTAGATGTGCATAACGACCATGGGTGGAAAAGACTAGTCTCTGCTTCATCTACTCCTGTGGGGGCTAAAACTTGAACTCCATGTCTGGGCATCTGATGCCTGGAGGGCTGCTAGAAATTGAATGGAAAAGCTTGTTTGGATTCACTTTTCCTTCCCATATCTACTGTGGCTCACATGACGGGCATAAAGGTCAGGGGTGAGGGACCAACCTACATAATGCAATCTcaacctctcctctcctctcaccGGTTTAGGTGAATCCTACTCCCATAATTCATCTGAAGGGAAGACGAAGAAGGGAGAGCTGAAGCCATTGTGAAGACATGGAAAGGGAAGGGCCGGCTGAGTAGGCGTGGGGCCGGGGGGAGTACAAAGGGACCCCCCGCATGATTACGTCATCAGGTGCTTAAAAATAGTCCATCCTAGCTGTCCTTTGGATCATCATAAGGGTGAGAATTGGAAAGtggtttttcttttatatatatatatatatatatatatatatatatatatatatatatatatatatatattcccccgATAGTGAGAGATGAAatagaggaggagaggaggaagagggcgaCGAGTGGGTGGCCCCCAATAATTGACGCCACGGCCCCATCGACGCCAAATAATTGGCGACCGCGACACCTCACATGCCCCCACTCGCCGCACACCATCTCATCTCCGCGGCTATCTTATCACGATAAGATATGACATGTATATCTCGTTCGGGATTCTCGTGTTTGCGTCGACAAATGGACACGTCGGATCGTAAGATAAAAAGGGACCGAATCGTGAACGCTGTCTCGATAGGTCAAGTGGGTACGGCTTTCTCGCGTCGCTCTCATCCCACTCACCGTTGGGGCCCGCATCGCCATCATTCGCGAGTCGTCGGACCTGGGTTAAAGGTAGCCGTCGATCATGATCAGGTTGCATCGAGATGTGATGTTACGGTGCATAGACGGACCGTCGGATCCCTTCGTTTGGGCCCCGTGGATGGCGGGTGTCAATTACTCGCCGACGAGTTGTTGGTGCTCAATTTATCGTCGCCTTCAACTGATGACCAATAATTGAACTAAAGAAGAcaaaataaatatagaaattttgagATAATAATTTCGCAATaatgatatttatatataaataatatgggTTAAATAGAGCTTCGTTCagttcaaaataaaaatgaaatagaaaagaaaattcgaataaagaagagattaaaaaagagtaaaaacaaaaaggaaaaatagaGGGCAAACGTGGACGCACGGGTGGAACGGACGGTCGTGATCGGTCTTCTACTCTCTTTTATTTCCCCCATTTCCCCCTCCTTTCCACGCCCCTTCTTCTCCCTCTGCGGTTTCCTCGGCTCGCTTTACTCCCTCCTTAGCTAACTGCCCCCTCCTCCTTCCATAGACAGCTCCTCATCTTCTTCATCGCTGGAGAGTGATggatagaggaggaggaggaggaagagagatgttgctgggGAAGCGGCAGCGGCCTCCCATGAGGCGGACGACCAGCATGACCGAGTTCGCCGCCGACGTCGTCCTCACGGATGTCGAGGCCACGCAGGCTCCGTCCGACCATGAGAAGACTAGCGACGTCCTCCACCACCAGTGGAACCCGTGGATGGAGCCGCAGAGGGCGGCGGAGTTGCCCGCGCAGAGGAGGGCCTCCGGCGTCGCGAACTGGCTGGAGGCGAGGTACCATGGGAGCCTGGTGCTGTCGCCGCGTACTGGCGGGCACCGGAAGAACTCTGCCGACCTTGCCGTGGTGGAGACGGCGCCCTTCCTCAGGGCCTGCGGCCTCTGCAAACGCCGCCTTGGCCCCGGCCGGGACACGTTCATGTATAGGTACTGTTTCTGGTCCATCGATTTATATTTTTGCCC of Musa acuminata AAA Group cultivar baxijiao chromosome BXJ2-3, Cavendish_Baxijiao_AAA, whole genome shotgun sequence contains these proteins:
- the LOC103976941 gene encoding 2,3-bisphosphoglycerate-dependent phosphoglycerate mutase 1, whose translation is MASTACYHTLGSIQGQGYDGKTGLLSRLGSLPVKTVSKGVTIEMRLLTRGSCYPRSLKLCVVRASSSHSSVADPVQIPSNSNSSDSQKKSSEASLILIRHGESLWNEKNLFTGCVDVPLTQKGVEEAIEAGKRISNIPIDTIFTSSLIRAQMTAMLAMTQHRRKKVPIIMHNESKQAQKWSQIYSEETNKQSIPVITAWQLNERMYGELQGLNKQETADRFGKDKVHEWRRSYDIPPPNGESLEMCAERAVAYFREQIVPQLLTGKNVMIAAHGNSLRSIIMYLDKLTSQEVISLELSTGIPMLYIFKDGKFIRRGSPVGPSEAGVYAYTRRLALYRQKLDEMFQ
- the LOC135606916 gene encoding FCS-Like Zinc finger 5-like — encoded protein: MDRGGGGGREMLLGKRQRPPMRRTTSMTEFAADVVLTDVEATQAPSDHEKTSDVLHHQWNPWMEPQRAAELPAQRRASGVANWLEARYHGSLVLSPRTGGHRKNSADLAVVETAPFLRACGLCKRRLGPGRDTFMYRGDIAFCSLECRQQHINLEERKEKCSLTSIKDAVPAANGSENAGNGETVAAA